In a single window of the Paramagnetospirillum magnetotacticum MS-1 genome:
- the dsrB gene encoding dissimilatory-type sulfite reductase subunit beta encodes MSELRRPVECGVPDSKQFMHPALVRNYGKWAFHDRPRPGVLRHVSDSGEAVFTVKAGTQRQMDVHTIRKLCDIADTFCDGHVRFTVRSSVEFMTTDESKVEALVKRLEAEGFPVGGTGNSVGFISHTQGWLHCDIPGTDASGVVKALMDELVHEFKSEEMPNRVKITTSCCQINCGGQGDIAINVQHTKPPVINHALVAGVCERPAVIARCPVAAIRPALVDGKPSLEVDEKKCVCCGACYPPCPPMQINDPIHSKIAIWVGGKHSSTRSKPMFHKLVAAGLPNNAPRWPEVAEVVKKILAVYKADARAWERMGEWIERIGWPRFFELTELPFTKYHVDNWRGGRANLNASAHLHF; translated from the coding sequence ATGAGCGAACTTCGTCGTCCCGTCGAATGCGGTGTTCCGGATTCCAAGCAGTTCATGCACCCGGCCCTGGTGAGGAATTACGGCAAGTGGGCCTTCCACGACCGTCCCCGCCCCGGCGTTCTGCGCCATGTCTCGGATTCGGGCGAGGCGGTGTTCACCGTCAAGGCCGGTACCCAGCGTCAGATGGATGTCCACACCATCCGCAAGCTGTGCGACATCGCCGACACCTTCTGCGACGGCCATGTGCGCTTCACCGTGCGCTCCTCGGTGGAGTTCATGACCACCGACGAGTCCAAGGTGGAAGCGCTGGTCAAGCGCCTGGAGGCCGAGGGCTTCCCCGTGGGCGGCACCGGCAACTCGGTGGGCTTCATCAGCCATACCCAGGGCTGGCTGCACTGCGACATCCCCGGCACCGACGCGTCCGGCGTGGTCAAGGCGCTGATGGACGAACTGGTCCATGAGTTCAAGTCCGAGGAAATGCCCAACCGCGTCAAGATCACCACGTCGTGCTGCCAGATCAACTGCGGCGGCCAAGGTGACATCGCAATCAACGTCCAGCACACCAAGCCTCCGGTGATCAACCACGCTTTGGTGGCTGGCGTCTGCGAACGTCCGGCGGTGATTGCGCGGTGCCCCGTCGCGGCCATCCGTCCCGCTTTGGTGGACGGCAAGCCCTCGCTGGAAGTGGACGAGAAGAAATGCGTGTGCTGCGGCGCCTGCTATCCGCCCTGCCCGCCCATGCAGATCAACGATCCCATCCATTCCAAGATCGCCATCTGGGTGGGCGGCAAGCATTCCTCTACCCGGTCCAAGCCCATGTTCCACAAGCTGGTGGCGGCGGGCCTGCCCAACAACGCGCCGCGCTGGCCGGAAGTGGCCGAGGTGGTCAAGAAGATCCTGGCCGTCTACAAGGCCGATGCGCGGGCCTGGGAGCGCATGGGCGAATGGATCGAGCGCATCGGCTGGCCCCGCTTCTTCGAACTGACCGAACTGCCGTTCACCAAGTATCACGTCGATAACTGGCGCGGCGGCCGGGCCAATCTCAACGCCTCAGCGCATCTGCACTTCTAG
- the tusD gene encoding sulfurtransferase complex subunit TusD produces the protein MKFAVLVNEGPYNHQAADSAFQFCKAALDKGHEIFRVFFYYDGVNNATSLGQPPSDDRNVTKNWQKLAEENKVDLVVCVAAGLRRGITESNLASGFRISGLGQLIEAGIHADRLVTFGD, from the coding sequence ATGAAGTTCGCCGTTCTGGTCAATGAAGGCCCCTACAACCATCAAGCCGCCGACAGCGCTTTTCAGTTCTGTAAGGCGGCCCTGGACAAGGGCCACGAGATCTTCCGCGTGTTCTTTTATTACGACGGCGTCAACAACGCGACCAGCCTGGGCCAGCCGCCCAGCGACGACCGCAATGTGACCAAGAATTGGCAGAAGTTGGCCGAGGAGAACAAGGTCGATCTGGTGGTCTGCGTCGCCGCGGGCCTGCGCCGCGGCATCACCGAATCCAACCTTGCCTCGGGCTTTCGCATCTCGGGCCTGGGCCAGTTGATCGAGGCCGGCATCCATGCCGACCGTCTCGTGACTTTTGGAGACTAA
- the tusC gene encoding sulfurtransferase complex subunit TusC, whose amino-acid sequence MDDMESGIVKKFMFVNRKAPYGTVYALEVLEMVLISAAFDQDVHLAFLDDGVLQIKKGQTPAGIGTKNFSPTYRALEGYDIEKLYVEAESLAERGLTEDDLLVDVEVISRAEMGKLMADMDVVLTA is encoded by the coding sequence ATGGACGATATGGAAAGCGGCATCGTCAAGAAGTTCATGTTCGTCAACCGCAAGGCGCCCTATGGCACCGTCTATGCGTTGGAAGTCCTCGAGATGGTTCTGATCTCGGCCGCCTTCGACCAGGACGTCCATCTGGCCTTCCTGGACGACGGCGTGCTGCAGATCAAGAAGGGCCAGACCCCGGCGGGCATCGGCACCAAGAACTTCTCGCCCACCTACCGGGCGTTGGAGGGCTACGACATCGAGAAGCTGTATGTGGAAGCCGAAAGCCTGGCCGAACGCGGCCTCACCGAGGACGACCTGCTGGTCGACGTGGAAGTCATCAGCCGCGCCGAAATGGGCAAGCTGATGGCCGACATGGACGTGGTTCTGACGGCTTAA
- the tusB gene encoding sulfurtransferase complex subunit TusB encodes MSALHTVNKSPFERSCLEACLGHAQPGDAVLLMEDAVIAALSGTAFEGKMADAAKTLRLAVLGPDLAARGLDPTKVVSGISVVDYAGFVDLAAETKATNAWL; translated from the coding sequence ATGAGCGCTCTGCACACCGTCAACAAATCCCCCTTCGAGCGGTCCTGCCTGGAGGCCTGCCTGGGCCATGCCCAGCCGGGTGATGCCGTCCTGCTGATGGAGGACGCGGTCATCGCCGCCCTTTCCGGCACCGCCTTCGAAGGCAAGATGGCCGACGCCGCCAAGACCCTGCGGCTCGCCGTCCTGGGCCCCGATCTGGCGGCCCGTGGGCTGGACCCCACCAAGGTGGTGAGCGGTATCAGTGTCGTGGATTACGCCGGATTCGTCGATCTGGCGGCCGAGACCAAGGCGACCAACGCCTGGCTGTAA
- a CDS encoding TusE/DsrC/DsvC family sulfur relay protein has product MAYTSNGATIEADEEGYLTDINQWNEDLAGQIAKDEGITLSPEHWEVVNFLREYYAEYQIAPAVRVLTKAIAKKFGADKGNNKYLYELFPYGPGKQACKIAGLPKPTGCV; this is encoded by the coding sequence ATGGCTTATACCAGCAACGGCGCCACCATCGAGGCCGATGAAGAGGGCTACCTCACCGACATCAACCAGTGGAACGAGGACCTCGCCGGGCAGATCGCCAAGGACGAAGGCATCACGCTCAGCCCCGAGCATTGGGAAGTGGTCAACTTTCTGCGCGAGTATTATGCCGAGTACCAGATCGCCCCGGCGGTGCGCGTGCTGACCAAGGCCATCGCCAAGAAGTTCGGCGCCGACAAGGGCAACAACAAGTATCTCTACGAGCTGTTCCCCTACGGCCCCGGCAAGCAGGCGTGCAAGATCGCCGGTCTGCCCAAGCCCACCGGCTGCGTGTAA
- a CDS encoding respiratory nitrate reductase subunit gamma, whose product MTIFFAILFSVSTLVFVAGLAMKVAQYARTPAPLKIPTTPAPLTKGGVALRLGREALLFESLFRGNKLLWLFAMIFHLGLAVVLIRHARYFETQVGPLVALVQPLAIPAGLAMVAGLALLLARRFLIPRVRYVTGPSDILMLVLLLGIGISGMAMKCLVHTDIVAVKAFFTGLTSLELRPLPGDPLLGLHLLLVCLLMIVFPFSKLLHAPGLFFSPTRNQTDNPREVRHLAPWAAKLEEKG is encoded by the coding sequence GTGACGATCTTTTTCGCCATTCTCTTCAGCGTCTCGACCCTGGTCTTCGTGGCCGGGCTGGCCATGAAGGTCGCCCAATACGCCCGCACTCCGGCGCCCTTGAAGATTCCCACCACGCCCGCGCCCTTGACCAAGGGCGGCGTGGCGCTTCGCCTGGGCCGCGAGGCCCTGCTGTTCGAAAGCCTGTTTCGCGGAAACAAGCTGCTTTGGCTGTTTGCCATGATCTTCCACCTGGGCCTCGCCGTGGTTCTGATCCGCCACGCCCGGTATTTCGAGACCCAGGTGGGGCCGCTGGTCGCCCTGGTCCAGCCCCTGGCCATTCCAGCCGGTCTGGCCATGGTGGCCGGTCTGGCCCTGCTGCTGGCGCGGCGCTTTTTGATCCCTCGGGTGCGCTATGTCACCGGCCCGTCGGACATTCTGATGCTGGTGCTGTTGCTGGGCATCGGCATCAGCGGCATGGCCATGAAGTGCCTGGTCCATACCGACATCGTCGCGGTGAAGGCCTTCTTCACCGGCCTGACGAGCCTGGAACTGCGCCCCCTGCCCGGTGATCCGCTGCTGGGTCTTCACCTTCTGCTGGTTTGCCTGCTGATGATCGTCTTCCCGTTCTCCAAGCTGCTGCATGCGCCCGGCCTGTTCTTCAGCCCGACCCGCAACCAGACCGACAATCCGCGCGAAGTGCGCCATCTGGCGCCCTGGGCCGCCAAGCTGGAAGAGAAGGGCTGA